From Cecembia calidifontis, one genomic window encodes:
- a CDS encoding MvaI/BcnI family restriction endonuclease, with product MTIEEFKTKFKEIKNKGFIPTTRKGPTGIGHTLETHLGIFENNDAHPDIEGAELKAHRTKGNSLITLFTFNNKVWKMPPLEAVKKYGSLDKDGRQGLYYTMSLKPNSAGLFLDVQKTEISVRHISGEVIATWQLQTLADRFMQKMPALLFVSAFTEERDGIEYFHFYRAQLMKGTSPELLADQFREENILVDLRLHDKGTMARNHGTGFRTYEDKLPLLFQSIIDL from the coding sequence ATGACAATTGAAGAGTTTAAAACAAAATTTAAAGAAATTAAAAATAAAGGTTTTATTCCGACAACCCGTAAAGGACCAACAGGAATTGGGCATACTTTGGAAACTCATTTGGGCATTTTTGAAAATAATGATGCACACCCCGATATAGAAGGGGCTGAACTAAAAGCTCATAGAACAAAAGGAAATAGCTTAATAACACTATTTACGTTTAATAATAAAGTTTGGAAGATGCCACCTCTTGAAGCTGTTAAAAAATATGGCAGTTTGGATAAAGACGGGAGACAAGGTTTATATTACACAATGTCGCTTAAACCAAATAGCGCTGGACTTTTTCTGGATGTTCAAAAAACCGAAATTTCAGTAAGACATATTTCAGGCGAAGTAATTGCTACTTGGCAATTACAAACATTAGCTGATAGATTTATGCAAAAAATGCCAGCTTTACTTTTTGTTTCTGCATTTACTGAGGAACGTGATGGTATTGAATATTTCCATTTTTATAGAGCACAACTTATGAAAGGAACTTCTCCTGAATTATTGGCGGACCAATTTAGAGAAGAAAATATTCTTGTTGATTTAAGACTTCACGACAAAGGGACGATGGCACGCAATCACGGAACAGGATTTAGAACATATGAAGATAAATTACCTTTACTTTTTCAAAGCATAATTGACCTATGA